One Laribacter hongkongensis DSM 14985 DNA window includes the following coding sequences:
- a CDS encoding phage holin family protein, which produces MTGSDSSRARPGSLSALVTGLVRLASTRVELFRIEMAEQQERVVTHVVLAVGALILVLAALVTVIVMVAVLTPPGVRGWALLGLLCGFLLAAYGLLRTLMHRMASAPPAFHLTLTEIRKDWQTLAHSHKDEA; this is translated from the coding sequence GCCCGTCCGGGCAGCCTGTCTGCACTGGTTACCGGGCTGGTCCGGCTGGCATCCACACGTGTCGAGCTGTTCCGTATTGAAATGGCGGAGCAGCAGGAGCGGGTCGTCACGCATGTCGTGCTGGCGGTCGGTGCCCTGATTCTGGTTCTGGCAGCCTTGGTGACGGTCATTGTCATGGTGGCTGTCCTGACCCCGCCCGGAGTACGTGGCTGGGCGCTGCTGGGACTTTTGTGTGGCTTCCTTCTGGCTGCTTACGGCCTTTTGAGAACGCTGATGCACCGGATGGCATCGGCTCCGCCGGCATTTCACCTGACGCTGACCGAAATCAGGAAAGACTGGCAGACACTTGCGCATTCGCACAAGGATGAGGCATGA
- the nagZ gene encoding beta-N-acetylhexosaminidase, whose protein sequence is MTLQLPRGPVMVDVAGCSLSDDDRRRLSHPMVGAVILFRRNFESVGQLRSLTEEIRSLRSPHLLIAVDHEGGRVQRFLTGFTRLPPMQALGALWEKSPEAALDLAHDVGEVLATELRASGVDLSFTPVLDIDHGRCAVIGNRSFHADPNIVATLAEALTRGLVAGGMIACGKHFPGHGAVEGDSHHVIPVDHRSYASIEEADLIPFARLAAAGMHAVMPAHVVYDAVDPLPAGFSPFWLQTVLRERMGFGGTIFSDDLCMEGAAGAGGIAARAQAAFAAGCDMALVCNRPDLADELLAQLDMPVTPELTGRLAAMAGHGEVADWQQKLDGDAFRAKAAKVAALAATAEPSRILAGPAVGESA, encoded by the coding sequence ATGACTTTGCAACTTCCCCGCGGCCCGGTAATGGTCGATGTAGCTGGCTGCTCCTTGTCTGATGATGATCGCCGCCGTTTGTCCCACCCGATGGTCGGGGCCGTAATCCTGTTTCGCCGCAATTTCGAATCCGTCGGACAGTTACGGTCCCTTACCGAGGAAATCCGTTCCTTGCGCAGTCCGCATCTCCTGATTGCAGTTGATCATGAAGGTGGCCGGGTCCAGCGCTTCCTGACCGGTTTCACCCGTTTGCCGCCGATGCAGGCTCTGGGGGCGTTGTGGGAAAAATCACCGGAGGCTGCACTGGATCTGGCTCATGACGTCGGTGAAGTGCTGGCGACCGAATTGCGGGCCAGTGGTGTGGACCTGAGCTTTACTCCGGTACTTGACATTGACCACGGCCGGTGTGCCGTCATCGGTAACCGCAGTTTTCATGCAGACCCGAACATCGTGGCGACCCTTGCCGAAGCGCTGACCCGCGGGCTGGTGGCCGGAGGCATGATTGCCTGCGGCAAGCACTTCCCTGGCCATGGGGCGGTGGAAGGCGATTCACATCACGTCATCCCGGTAGACCATCGCAGCTATGCGTCCATCGAAGAAGCCGACCTGATCCCGTTTGCCCGCCTGGCAGCAGCCGGCATGCATGCCGTGATGCCGGCCCATGTGGTCTATGACGCAGTCGATCCGCTGCCCGCCGGTTTCTCGCCTTTCTGGTTGCAGACAGTCTTGCGGGAACGCATGGGCTTTGGCGGCACGATTTTCAGTGATGACCTCTGCATGGAAGGCGCGGCAGGTGCCGGGGGGATTGCGGCCCGGGCGCAGGCAGCTTTTGCGGCCGGCTGCGACATGGCTCTGGTATGCAACCGTCCGGACCTGGCTGACGAGTTGCTGGCACAACTCGATATGCCCGTTACTCCTGAACTGACCGGACGGCTGGCCGCGATGGCCGGTCATGGTGAGGTTGCTGACTGGCAACAAAAGCTTGATGGTGATGCCTTCCGGGCCAAGGCGGCCAAGGTGGCTGCCCTAGCCGCTACGGCGGAACCCTCACGTATTCTGGCTGGCCCGGCGGTCGGTGAATCTGCCTGA
- a CDS encoding MaoC family dehydratase, which yields MEKLYFEDFQPGMRFETATRTLTADDIAGFARQHDPQPFHLDARLAEHSVFAGLAASGWQTAITSMRLVVDLLADRVAGGLVGMQVDKMRWPRPTRPGDTLKVTLEVLKTKRSTTQPEFGVVGWRWITTNQAGETAMTLENAIWVPCRPH from the coding sequence ATGGAGAAACTGTATTTTGAGGATTTTCAGCCTGGCATGCGCTTCGAGACAGCGACCCGTACGCTGACTGCTGACGACATTGCCGGATTTGCCCGTCAGCATGACCCGCAGCCTTTTCATCTGGATGCCCGGCTGGCCGAACATTCGGTATTTGCCGGTCTGGCTGCCAGTGGCTGGCAGACTGCAATAACCTCGATGAGGCTGGTGGTGGACTTGCTGGCGGACCGTGTGGCCGGTGGACTGGTCGGCATGCAGGTTGACAAGATGCGCTGGCCCCGTCCGACCCGTCCGGGGGATACCCTGAAGGTGACGCTGGAGGTTCTCAAGACCAAAAGATCGACCACACAGCCGGAGTTCGGCGTAGTCGGCTGGCGCTGGATAACGACCAATCAGGCCGGTGAAACCGCCATGACGCTGGAAAACGCCATCTGGGTGCCGTGCCGCCCGCATTGA
- a CDS encoding HAD-IA family hydrolase, which translates to MRIQAFALDLDGTLVDSIPDLTIAANRVRAYYGLPPLPEARIRYHVGDGIASLVHRALTDLRDGCVSDGQHAEALSMFLDWYGQHLADHTQPYPTVVDTLSRMKAEGFRVALVTNKSVGPARKLTAALGLDRFLDIQIGGDSLSEKKPSGLPLLHVAEQFGVPPQAMAMVGDSHNDVQCARQAGALAIAASYGYEDVSACEADFVAASLAAAYEFGKNAIR; encoded by the coding sequence ATGCGTATTCAGGCTTTTGCCCTTGATCTTGACGGGACCCTCGTCGATTCGATTCCGGACCTGACGATTGCGGCCAACCGGGTACGGGCGTACTACGGTTTGCCGCCGTTGCCAGAAGCGCGCATCCGTTACCACGTCGGTGACGGCATCGCGTCCCTGGTGCACCGGGCCCTGACCGACCTGCGCGATGGCTGTGTATCCGATGGTCAGCATGCCGAAGCCCTGTCCATGTTTCTGGACTGGTATGGCCAGCATCTGGCAGACCATACGCAACCGTATCCGACCGTCGTTGATACCCTTTCCCGCATGAAGGCCGAGGGCTTCCGGGTTGCCTTGGTCACCAACAAATCCGTCGGCCCGGCCCGCAAGCTGACTGCGGCCCTGGGGCTGGACCGCTTTCTGGATATCCAGATCGGCGGTGACTCTCTGTCCGAGAAAAAACCGTCCGGGTTGCCGCTACTCCATGTGGCAGAACAGTTCGGGGTGCCACCGCAAGCCATGGCCATGGTCGGAGACAGTCATAATGACGTGCAGTGCGCCCGGCAGGCGGGTGCGCTGGCGATTGCTGCCAGCTATGGCTACGAGGATGTCAGTGCCTGTGAGGCTGACTTTGTGGCTGCCTCGCTTGCTGCGGCATATGAATTCGGCAAGAATGCCATACGCTGA
- the trpE gene encoding anthranilate synthase component I produces MMTPEEFTRLAAAGYNRIPVTLELHADLDTPLSVYLKLANAPYSYLLESVVGGERFGRYSFIGLPATTRLRVNGLRVQVEHGDRVLETHEGDPLGFIESFQQRFRTPQLDQLPRFNGGLVGYFGYETIRLIEKRLAARPPKPDVIGTPDILLMLSEELAIVDNLSGKLYLVVYADPAVPNAFAKAEARLKQLRGKLREPAPLPLSLPSRPAVARSEFGEEAFKTAVASAQRYIVDGDIMQVVLSQRMSLLYEDNPLSLYRALRSLNPSPYLFYYHFDDFHVVGSSPEILVRQEDRQVTVRPIAGTRPRGKSREEDQALAEELLADPKEIAEHVMLMDLGRNDIGRVAETGSVSVTDKMVIERYSHVMHIVSSVEGQLRDGMSNLDVLRATFPAGTLSGAPKVRAMEIIDEFEPGKRGVYGGAVGYLGFNGDMDLAIAIRTAVIKDGQLFVQAGAGVVADSVPQSEWQETCNKARAVIRAAELVQAGLDA; encoded by the coding sequence ATGATGACTCCCGAAGAATTCACCCGTCTGGCTGCTGCCGGCTACAACCGCATCCCCGTTACCCTCGAGCTGCATGCCGATCTGGATACGCCGCTGTCGGTATACCTGAAACTGGCCAATGCGCCCTATTCCTATCTGCTGGAATCCGTCGTGGGCGGAGAACGGTTCGGCCGCTATTCGTTCATCGGCTTGCCGGCCACCACACGCCTGCGCGTCAACGGGCTGCGGGTTCAGGTCGAGCATGGCGACCGGGTGCTGGAAACGCACGAAGGTGATCCGCTGGGCTTCATCGAGTCGTTCCAGCAGCGTTTCCGTACGCCGCAGCTGGACCAGTTACCGCGTTTCAATGGCGGGCTGGTCGGCTATTTCGGCTATGAAACCATCCGTCTGATCGAAAAGCGTCTGGCGGCCCGTCCACCCAAGCCGGACGTGATCGGCACGCCGGACATCCTGCTGATGCTGTCGGAAGAACTGGCCATCGTCGACAATCTGTCCGGCAAGCTTTATCTGGTGGTATACGCCGACCCGGCCGTACCCAACGCCTTTGCCAAGGCAGAGGCCCGCCTGAAGCAACTGCGCGGCAAGTTGCGTGAACCGGCTCCCCTGCCCTTGTCCCTGCCTTCCCGCCCGGCTGTGGCCCGCTCGGAATTCGGAGAAGAGGCTTTCAAGACAGCCGTGGCATCGGCCCAGCGTTACATCGTCGACGGTGACATCATGCAGGTTGTCCTGTCGCAGCGCATGAGCCTGCTGTACGAGGACAATCCCCTCTCACTCTATCGTGCCCTGCGCAGCCTCAACCCCTCGCCCTATCTGTTCTATTACCATTTTGACGATTTCCACGTGGTAGGCAGCTCACCGGAAATCCTCGTGCGCCAGGAAGACCGGCAGGTGACGGTGCGTCCGATTGCCGGTACCCGTCCGCGCGGCAAGTCGCGTGAAGAAGACCAGGCATTGGCCGAGGAGCTGCTGGCAGATCCCAAGGAAATTGCCGAGCATGTCATGCTGATGGATCTGGGACGCAACGACATCGGGCGCGTGGCCGAGACCGGCTCGGTATCCGTGACTGACAAGATGGTGATCGAGCGCTACTCCCACGTGATGCACATTGTTTCCAGCGTTGAAGGACAACTGCGGGATGGCATGAGCAACCTAGACGTACTCCGGGCCACTTTCCCGGCGGGAACCCTGTCCGGTGCCCCCAAGGTCCGGGCAATGGAAATCATCGACGAATTTGAACCGGGCAAGCGCGGTGTGTATGGTGGCGCCGTGGGTTACCTTGGTTTCAATGGTGACATGGACCTGGCGATTGCCATCCGCACCGCTGTCATCAAGGACGGGCAGCTGTTTGTGCAGGCGGGGGCTGGCGTGGTGGCCGATTCGGTGCCGCAGAGTGAATGGCAGGAAACCTGCAACAAGGCCCGGGCAGTGATCCGGGCCGCCGAACTGGTGCAGGCCGGACTGGATGCCTAG
- the hisC gene encoding histidinol-phosphate transaminase, producing the protein MSDLSRLAPSHVRAIAPYQPGKPIGELARELDLDPAGIVKLASNENPQGLSPRVKAALVAALDDIARYPDGNSFDVKAAVCRRFGSVPEQIVLGNGSNDLLELVARTFLSPDDSVVFAQYSFAVYPLVTQACGATCIEVPARDFGHDLAAMRAAIRADTKLVFVANPNNPTGTFVSGAELLAFLESVPENVLVMLDEAYTEFLPEADRYDSLSWLGRFPNLIVSRTLSKAYGLAGLRVGVAFANPVVADLINRIRQPFNVNSLAQAAACAALEDEAFLRQTVDGNTRGLRQLGQAFERLGISYIPSRGNFITFHCEDAAGINRALLQQGVIVRPLASYGLHHSLRVSVGTEAENARFITALEHVLA; encoded by the coding sequence ATGTCAGACCTGTCCCGCCTTGCCCCGTCCCATGTCCGGGCCATCGCCCCCTACCAGCCAGGCAAACCGATCGGTGAGCTGGCCCGTGAGCTGGACCTCGATCCTGCCGGTATCGTCAAGCTTGCCTCGAATGAAAACCCGCAGGGTCTGTCCCCCCGGGTCAAGGCGGCACTGGTCGCAGCACTGGACGACATTGCCCGCTACCCGGATGGCAACAGTTTTGACGTAAAAGCGGCCGTCTGCCGCCGCTTTGGCTCTGTACCGGAGCAGATCGTGCTGGGCAACGGCTCCAATGACCTGCTGGAACTGGTTGCCCGGACCTTCCTGAGCCCGGACGACAGCGTGGTGTTTGCGCAGTATTCCTTTGCCGTCTATCCGCTGGTTACCCAGGCCTGCGGCGCCACCTGCATCGAAGTCCCGGCCCGCGATTTCGGGCATGACCTGGCCGCCATGCGTGCAGCCATCCGGGCCGATACCAAACTGGTGTTCGTTGCCAACCCGAACAACCCGACCGGTACCTTTGTGTCCGGAGCCGAGTTACTGGCATTTCTGGAGTCCGTGCCGGAAAACGTGCTGGTCATGCTGGACGAGGCCTATACCGAATTCCTGCCCGAAGCAGACCGGTACGATTCGCTGTCCTGGCTCGGGCGCTTTCCCAACCTAATCGTCAGTCGCACCCTGTCCAAAGCCTACGGTCTGGCCGGCCTGCGCGTCGGCGTGGCGTTTGCCAACCCGGTTGTCGCAGACCTGATCAACCGTATCCGCCAGCCGTTCAACGTCAACAGTCTGGCGCAGGCAGCAGCTTGTGCGGCACTGGAAGACGAAGCATTCCTTCGCCAGACCGTCGACGGCAATACCCGGGGCTTGCGGCAACTGGGCCAGGCTTTTGAGCGGCTGGGTATCAGCTACATCCCCAGCCGCGGCAACTTCATCACCTTCCACTGCGAGGATGCGGCAGGCATCAATCGTGCCTTGCTGCAACAAGGCGTGATCGTACGGCCGCTGGCCAGCTACGGCCTGCATCACAGCCTGCGTGTATCGGTCGGCACCGAGGCCGAAAATGCCCGCTTTATCACCGCACTGGAACACGTCCTGGCCTGA
- a CDS encoding LOG family protein, with product MKRICVFCGSNFGNKPDYELAAIAMGQELARRGLSLVYGGGKVGLMGAIADATLAAGGEVIGVIPEFLRLKELDHAHLTELHIVGSMHERKAKMAELADGFIAMPGGFGTFEEWFEVLTWSQLGMHSKPIGLLNISGFYDPLLQFAQHAARTGFVREENLSLFVSANEPPSLLNAMQDWQPVRVSKWMGKAAI from the coding sequence ATGAAACGTATCTGTGTATTTTGCGGCTCCAACTTCGGCAACAAGCCCGATTACGAACTGGCCGCCATCGCCATGGGGCAGGAGCTGGCCCGTCGCGGCCTGAGTCTGGTCTACGGCGGGGGCAAGGTCGGCCTGATGGGAGCCATCGCCGACGCCACGCTGGCCGCCGGAGGTGAAGTCATCGGAGTCATTCCCGAATTCCTGCGTCTGAAAGAGCTTGATCATGCGCACCTGACCGAACTGCACATCGTCGGTTCCATGCACGAACGCAAGGCGAAAATGGCTGAACTGGCTGATGGCTTCATTGCCATGCCGGGCGGATTCGGCACGTTTGAAGAATGGTTCGAAGTGTTGACCTGGTCCCAGCTTGGCATGCACTCCAAGCCGATCGGCCTGCTGAACATCAGCGGCTTTTACGACCCGTTGCTGCAGTTTGCCCAGCACGCTGCCCGGACGGGATTTGTCCGTGAAGAAAACCTGAGCCTGTTCGTCAGCGCCAACGAACCTCCGTCGTTGCTCAACGCCATGCAGGACTGGCAGCCGGTCCGGGTCAGCAAGTGGATGGGCAAGGCCGCCATCTGA
- the pheA gene encoding prephenate dehydratase, with amino-acid sequence MSEEQLKQHRHAIDSIDAEILARLNARAGHARAIGEIKGGGIIYRPEREAEVLRRIKDLNEGPLPGESVARIFREIMSECLALEKPLSIAFLGPEGTFSQSAAIKHFGHAATTVPCVSIDEAFRAVESRSLDYVVAPVENSTEGAVGRTLDLMVSTPLKICGEVVLRIHHHLLRQSADATPPRKVYSHAQSLAQCHEWLNRFLPDAERVSVASNAEAARLASEDATVAAIAGEAAAERYALARIASNIEDEPNNTTRFLVLGHQDCVATGHDKTSLVCSAQNRPGAVHSLIAPIARAGVSMTKFESRPARSGLWEYLFFVDLEGHQSDATMQQALMELRERAAFVKVLGSYPAAVL; translated from the coding sequence GTGTCAGAAGAACAACTCAAGCAACATCGTCACGCCATTGATTCGATTGATGCGGAAATCCTGGCGCGACTCAACGCCCGGGCAGGGCATGCCCGGGCCATTGGCGAAATCAAGGGTGGCGGCATCATTTACCGTCCCGAGCGTGAAGCCGAAGTCTTGCGCCGCATCAAGGACCTGAACGAAGGACCACTGCCGGGCGAGTCGGTTGCGCGCATTTTCCGCGAGATCATGAGCGAATGCCTCGCACTGGAAAAACCGCTGTCGATCGCCTTTCTGGGGCCCGAAGGCACGTTCAGCCAGTCCGCAGCCATCAAGCACTTCGGCCATGCCGCCACGACGGTCCCGTGCGTGTCGATCGACGAAGCCTTCCGGGCCGTCGAATCCCGTTCTCTGGACTATGTCGTCGCTCCGGTTGAAAACAGCACCGAAGGCGCGGTCGGCCGGACGCTGGACCTGATGGTGTCCACCCCGCTGAAAATCTGCGGCGAAGTGGTCCTGCGCATCCATCACCACCTGCTGCGCCAGTCTGCCGATGCCACACCTCCCCGCAAGGTGTATTCACACGCACAGTCGCTTGCCCAGTGCCACGAATGGCTCAACCGCTTCCTGCCCGATGCAGAACGGGTGTCGGTCGCCAGTAATGCCGAAGCAGCCAGGCTGGCCAGTGAGGATGCCACGGTGGCCGCCATCGCCGGCGAAGCCGCCGCCGAGCGTTATGCCCTAGCCCGGATTGCCAGCAACATCGAGGATGAGCCCAACAATACCACACGCTTTCTGGTGCTCGGACACCAGGATTGCGTGGCCACCGGGCATGACAAGACCAGTCTCGTCTGCTCGGCCCAGAACCGGCCGGGAGCCGTCCACAGCCTGATCGCTCCCATTGCCCGGGCCGGGGTCAGCATGACCAAGTTCGAGTCACGTCCGGCGCGCTCCGGCCTGTGGGAATATCTGTTTTTTGTTGATCTTGAAGGGCACCAGAGCGATGCCACCATGCAGCAGGCGCTGATGGAGCTGCGCGAGCGGGCTGCCTTCGTCAAGGTACTGGGATCGTATCCGGCAGCAGTGCTCTGA
- the serC gene encoding 3-phosphoserine/phosphohydroxythreonine transaminase, protein MTIYNFSAGPALLPQDVLREAQRELTDWHGSGMSVMEMSHRGREFMSIHAQAEADLRELLQVPDNYRVLFLQGGAHSQFSMVPMNLLRGKTTADYVITGHWGKVAIKEARRYGDMRIAATGEASGFNGIPPQSEWQPNPDAAYLHYVSNETIGGVQFPFIPESGVPLVCDMSSDFLSRPVDVSRFGLIFAGAQKNIGPAGLTLVIVREDLLGQTLPGTPTMFDYKIHADADSMYNTPPTYAIYMAGLVFQWLKDNGGVRGIQMRNEEKAGLLYHTIDSSDGFYRCPVDVECRSRMNVPFRLRTEVLEKRFVDEADMAGLLQLKGHRSVGGVRASIYNAMPFEGVKALVAFMAEFARRHG, encoded by the coding sequence ATGACGATCTACAACTTTTCCGCCGGACCCGCATTGTTGCCGCAAGACGTGCTGCGGGAAGCGCAACGCGAACTGACCGACTGGCACGGCAGCGGCATGTCCGTCATGGAAATGAGCCATCGCGGACGCGAGTTCATGTCCATCCACGCCCAGGCAGAAGCCGATCTGCGCGAACTCTTGCAGGTTCCCGACAACTACCGGGTCCTGTTCCTGCAAGGCGGGGCACACAGCCAGTTTTCCATGGTGCCGATGAATCTCCTGCGCGGCAAAACCACTGCCGATTACGTCATCACCGGGCACTGGGGCAAGGTCGCCATCAAGGAAGCACGGCGTTACGGTGACATGCGCATTGCCGCAACAGGCGAGGCCAGCGGCTTCAACGGCATCCCGCCGCAATCAGAGTGGCAGCCCAACCCCGATGCCGCCTACCTGCACTACGTCAGCAACGAAACCATCGGCGGCGTGCAGTTTCCGTTCATTCCCGAATCCGGCGTACCGCTGGTCTGTGACATGTCGAGCGATTTCCTGTCGCGACCGGTTGACGTCTCCCGCTTCGGACTGATCTTTGCCGGCGCCCAGAAAAACATCGGTCCGGCCGGGCTGACCCTGGTGATCGTGCGCGAAGACCTGCTCGGGCAGACCCTGCCGGGCACGCCGACCATGTTCGATTACAAGATCCATGCCGATGCCGACTCGATGTACAACACGCCACCAACCTACGCCATCTACATGGCCGGTCTGGTGTTCCAGTGGCTCAAGGATAACGGTGGCGTACGCGGCATCCAGATGCGCAACGAGGAAAAGGCCGGCCTGCTGTACCACACCATCGACTCCAGCGATGGTTTCTATCGCTGCCCGGTGGATGTCGAATGCCGTTCGCGCATGAACGTTCCGTTCCGCCTGCGTACCGAAGTCCTGGAAAAGCGTTTCGTGGATGAAGCCGACATGGCCGGGTTGCTGCAACTCAAGGGCCATCGTTCAGTGGGCGGGGTACGTGCATCCATCTACAACGCCATGCCGTTCGAGGGTGTCAAGGCGCTGGTCGCGTTCATGGCAGAATTCGCCCGCCGTCACGGCTGA
- a CDS encoding PaaI family thioesterase, giving the protein MSEYVTRFQALREARDYAGIVDSIPYARLLGVQFAEESEGRLLFSLPFAERNIGNPLLPAMHGGVLGGFMENAALVQLLWVQESRETPKTVDFSLDYLRSAKPHILFARCEFTKQGKRVANMQVTAWQEDESRPVAVARGHFLLN; this is encoded by the coding sequence ATGAGTGAATACGTGACCCGCTTCCAGGCCCTGCGCGAAGCACGCGATTATGCCGGCATTGTCGACAGCATCCCCTACGCCCGCCTGCTGGGCGTGCAGTTCGCTGAAGAATCCGAAGGACGGCTGCTGTTTTCCTTGCCGTTTGCCGAGCGCAACATCGGTAACCCGCTGCTGCCCGCCATGCACGGCGGCGTGCTTGGCGGATTCATGGAAAATGCCGCACTGGTACAACTGCTGTGGGTACAGGAAAGCCGGGAAACTCCCAAGACCGTGGATTTTTCCCTCGACTACCTGCGCTCGGCAAAACCGCACATCCTGTTTGCCCGCTGCGAATTCACCAAGCAGGGCAAACGCGTGGCCAATATGCAGGTAACGGCCTGGCAGGAAGACGAATCCAGGCCAGTTGCCGTTGCCCGGGGACATTTCCTGCTCAACTAG
- a CDS encoding PaaI family thioesterase: MSDLFNHMQSWFVSLPHCATLGIRFVDIVDKQPCYAIDWHEDLVGNPATGVLHGGVITSLIDTTSALSIFPHLPDAEAIATLDLRIDYLKPAIPGQTVYCRAECYKLARQVAFTRAVCHHGDASDPIAHGVATFMRASSKAVLGGQS; this comes from the coding sequence ATGTCTGACCTCTTCAACCACATGCAGAGCTGGTTTGTCAGCCTGCCGCACTGCGCGACACTGGGCATCCGCTTTGTCGACATCGTCGACAAGCAGCCCTGTTACGCAATCGACTGGCACGAGGACCTGGTCGGTAATCCGGCCACCGGCGTACTGCATGGCGGCGTGATCACCAGCCTGATCGATACCACCAGCGCACTGTCGATTTTTCCGCACCTGCCGGATGCCGAAGCCATTGCCACGCTGGACCTGCGCATTGACTACCTCAAGCCGGCGATACCCGGCCAGACCGTGTACTGCCGGGCCGAATGCTACAAGCTGGCCCGGCAGGTCGCCTTTACCCGGGCGGTCTGTCATCACGGTGATGCCAGTGACCCGATCGCACACGGCGTCGCCACCTTCATGCGGGCATCCAGCAAGGCCGTTCTGGGAGGGCAGTCATGA